The Epinephelus lanceolatus isolate andai-2023 chromosome 19, ASM4190304v1, whole genome shotgun sequence DNA segment GGCTGAAGTCCAGTCATCaccataatgttgtcaggcaACCAGTGGAGGTTCTTAtcctcttggcaagaaagcaaaatatcaaactattcctttaaactgACAGAAGAAAACAGACTCGGTTACTGTACCACTGGGGGTGTAGCTGATAAAAGCAGCAAACTCTGATGCCAGCTTCTCATCGCTtgcaaaggcacacacacaggcgtaAAAGTGAAGGCATGGCTGTGACGTGACCGAGCTGGGAGGTGGAGGATGAGAGTTGGTGGATCCACCTGCTCCATCAACACCAGGCTTACTTCTCCTGCTACTGCTAACCTGACAGGCACAGTGGAAGACTGcatctttctgctgctgctgctgctgcttttctccCCTTCTCTCGCTCTTTGAAACCTCAGACAGTCCGCCTGCACCTACAGTGAGATGCAGCAGCCCCAGAGGATGCTGGGAATCTGTGTGGCACTTCACTACCAGGGTATCTTTTGCGACACGCTGCACCAGTGGGCCTGGAGACTCTGTGGCCAGCCTCCACAGCTCTTCCCTGGCTTGAATGGAGGCCTGCAAACCCTCAAGGATGGAGCTCTTTAAGGTCAGTGGCGTTGCACAGCTCCTACACTCTATTGCTTGCTTGATGTGGATGCAGAGGCTGTCTGAGGACTGTTTTGAACTGACCACTGCTGGTTCTGTCTCCCCCtgatttgacctttgaccctgccTGCAGGATGGCAAAAAGCAGCGGCCCAGATTGATGCGTGTCAGCAGGGTGGCACCGTCACCTGTTGCTATAGCAGTATCAGTGGGAACAAGTTCAACAAAGCCcaactgtgtcactgtggctcctCTTCCTCTATGACACACTGAAAACACCTGCACTCCTCCACCTGAGCTGCTGCCCAGGACTTCTCCTCCACCCTCGCGCTCTTTCCCTGCTCTCTCCTCACTGTCTATTATCACTTTTACCACCTCCACCGCACATTTCTTGCTGCTCCTGCCCGCTGCCGAAGACGCATTTCGGAGGGAAATCCCACATGCTTTGTTCTTGCAGCTGAGCCCACGGGTGCCGTTGTAGACCCCGCACTGTGGACACTTACGAATGCCCCGCAATGTGGCCCTCCCCAGATTGGAGAGgaaggcgggagttgtggacgTCTTCCTGTTGTCTCTCTGCTTTGCAGCCAGGTTGGCCTGAGCAGTGGACGTCTGAGGAGCGGAGGTTGAGACCACACTCGATGAGGAGGACACTGTTACTTCAGTTTCCATTTTGGGACTCTTTATCACTAACAGTTTAGTCAGACGTGAAGAGATTCAAACtggacagagaggggaaaaagaaaCACATACATTTAGCTTCATACATTCATCACAACATACATTTCTGTGGAGATTACAAGAAAACGTGAACTATATAACCAATCAAAAGTTTGTTATCTCCTGCCACAAAAGCTTGATTGATGTCTGAAATGACTATTATATATTTCTGGATGGTCTTTCATGCTTTTAGGTTGTAGATGGTCCTCTTTACAAAGAGATGATATTTTATGTGAAgggtttgttttgtacatggagaaaaaaacattgtacaGTGGTTCAGCCAGACTGTCAAATG contains these protein-coding regions:
- the c19h2orf42 gene encoding uncharacterized protein C2orf42 homolog → METEVTVSSSSSVVSTSAPQTSTAQANLAAKQRDNRKTSTTPAFLSNLGRATLRGIRKCPQCGVYNGTRGLSCKNKACGISLRNASSAAGRSSKKCAVEVVKVIIDSEERAGKEREGGGEVLGSSSGGGVQVFSVCHRGRGATVTQLGFVELVPTDTAIATGDGATLLTRINLGRCFLPSCRQGQRSNQGETEPAVVSSKQSSDSLCIHIKQAIECRSCATPLTLKSSILEGLQASIQAREELWRLATESPGPLVQRVAKDTLVVKCHTDSQHPLGLLHLTVGAGGLSEVSKSERRGEKQQQQQQKDAVFHCACQVSSSRRSKPGVDGAGGSTNSHPPPPSSVTSQPCLHFYACVCAFASDEKLASEFAAFISYTPSGVQQNACCRAVSPSEKPLQQAEPVNSLHKSKKLRLDESLSAPSVVSVSGVGKEGVSASGLRKAGQRKAPGAGGLKAPGSTHVVDERIVTMGFQQWLASVTERIHQTMHYQFDGKPQPLVYHIPQEFFNALQHRLSLGSKKRRLPNFTTAFVRNDGLPLGSFSKYTWHITNLMQVKRIFDTSELPLEVSQSFVKNIDGSYSRFRCPDPPPEPDLHEGYRTDRPQAIKPMELRTFLKVGPADQKEASPFVIEWIPDVLPRCQMGELRISFEFGHQQSGQPENCDKMSAVDKGGRNKSDSTQSKQTKAVEILQVVV